A region of Paenibacillus thiaminolyticus DNA encodes the following proteins:
- the uvsE gene encoding UV DNA damage repair endonuclease UvsE — MLVRFGYVAMSMVVANASPSRTMTFKRFQALPDREAALRKLERIAAENLHNTLRLLKHNRAHDIRLYRMSSKLIPLVTHQELADWDPFPALRDDFAAVGDYAKRHGMRLSFHPDHFTVLSTTRKEVLESSKRDLGYHLRMLEAMGLDARAKNNIHIGGAYGNKRAAGERFVSHAGELPEELLQRLTLENDDKTFTAAETLAVCERLGLPMVLDIHHHEVNNEGEPLEELWPRIARTWETPYAQADATPDDPLPPKIHVSSPKSEKDIRGHADDVDVVPLLHFLRMAAAHTERLDVMIEAKHKDNALFKLMDDLAACEGEGVAIADQASVRIDP, encoded by the coding sequence ATGCTTGTCCGATTCGGGTACGTGGCCATGTCGATGGTGGTGGCGAACGCCTCGCCGTCGCGCACAATGACGTTTAAGCGCTTCCAGGCGCTGCCCGATCGCGAGGCGGCGCTGCGCAAGCTGGAGCGGATTGCGGCGGAGAATCTGCATAATACCCTCCGGCTGCTGAAGCATAACCGCGCGCATGATATCCGGCTGTACCGCATGTCCTCGAAGCTGATTCCGTTGGTGACCCACCAGGAGCTTGCCGATTGGGATCCGTTCCCGGCGCTCCGGGACGATTTCGCTGCTGTCGGGGATTATGCGAAGCGGCACGGCATGCGGCTGTCGTTCCATCCTGATCACTTCACCGTGCTCAGCACGACGCGGAAGGAAGTGCTGGAGAGCTCGAAGCGCGATCTCGGCTATCATCTTCGGATGCTGGAGGCGATGGGGCTCGACGCACGGGCGAAGAACAATATCCATATCGGCGGGGCTTACGGGAACAAGCGGGCGGCCGGGGAGCGGTTCGTCAGCCATGCCGGGGAACTGCCGGAAGAACTGCTGCAGCGTCTGACGCTTGAGAATGACGACAAGACCTTCACAGCGGCTGAGACGTTGGCCGTCTGTGAACGGCTCGGGCTGCCGATGGTGCTCGATATCCACCATCATGAGGTCAACAATGAAGGCGAGCCGCTGGAAGAGCTGTGGCCCCGCATCGCGAGGACATGGGAGACGCCGTATGCCCAGGCCGACGCCACGCCGGACGATCCGCTCCCGCCGAAGATTCACGTCTCCAGCCCGAAGAGCGAGAAGGATATCCGCGGGCATGCCGACGATGTCGATGTTGTGCCGCTGCTTCATTTTTTGCGGATGGCTGCCGCCCATACGGAACGGCTGGACGTGATGATTGAGGCGAAGCACAAGGACAATGCCTTGTTCAAGCTGATGGACGATCTCG
- a CDS encoding RNA polymerase sigma factor — protein sequence MANIPGSADEPEDLLIASYRKELVRRGLSRLKDEHRILLVLYYFEECTCQEAAGILRIPEGTVKSRLNSAKKALKRVRSDCPCDRYRGDGMAHGMDK from the coding sequence ATGGCGAATATTCCAGGGTCTGCGGATGAACCTGAAGACCTGTTGATAGCTTCGTACCGCAAGGAACTGGTGCGCCGCGGGCTAAGCAGACTCAAGGATGAGCATCGCATTCTCCTTGTGCTGTACTATTTCGAGGAGTGCACTTGCCAGGAAGCGGCCGGGATATTGCGTATTCCGGAGGGGACAGTTAAATCCCGGCTAAATTCGGCGAAGAAAGCATTGAAAAGGGTACGCAGCGATTGCCCTTGCGATCGCTACAGGGGGGATGGGATGGCTCATGGGATGGATAAATGA